One window from the genome of Saccharomyces mikatae IFO 1815 strain IFO1815 genome assembly, chromosome: 2 encodes:
- the TAE1 gene encoding N-terminal protein methyltransferase (similar to Saccharomyces cerevisiae TAE1 (YBR261C); ancestral locus Anc_1.341), producing the protein MDVPADSHINYEDAIDYWTDVDATVDGVLGGYGEGTVVPTMDVLGSNNFLRKLKSRMIPQENNLKYAVDIGAGIGRVSKTMLYKHADKIDLVEPVKPFVEQMQTELAELEEKGQIGEIYEVGMQDWTPDSGKYWLVWCQWCVGHLPDAELVEFLKRCIVGLQPNGTIVVKENNTPTDTDDFDETDSSVTRSNAKFQQIFEEAGLKLIASERQRGLPRELYPVRMYALKPISE; encoded by the coding sequence ATGGATGTGCCTGCAGACTCGCATATCAATTATGAAGACGCCATCGACTACTGGACGGATGTGGATGCTACCGTGGACGGTGTCTTGGGTGGATACGGGGAAGGTACAGTAGTACCTACAATGGACGTGCTGGGGTCCAACAATTTTCTGCGCAAACTAAAGTCTAGGATGATTCCTCAAGAGAATAACTTGAAGTACGCTGTGGATATTGGTGCGGGAATTGGACGAGTAAGCAAGACCATGCTGTATAAGCACGCTGATAAAATAGACCTTGTGGAACCGGTAAAGCCTTTTGTTGAGCAAATGCAGACTGAACTAGCTGAACTGGAGGAAAAAGGACAAATCGGAGAGATCTACGAAGTTGGGATGCAGGACTGGACACCCGATTCCGGCAAATATTGGTTGGTCTGGTGCCAATGGTGCGTAGGACACTTGCCAGATGCGGAACTGGTGGAATTTCTAAAAAGATGCATTGTTGGTCTGCAACCCAATGGTACAATCGTGGTTAAAGAGAACAACACACCTACAGATACTGATGATTTCGACGAAACGGATTCTTCGGTCACAAGATCGAACGCTAAGTTTCAGCAGATCTTTGAAGAAGCGGGCCTAAAACTTATCGCCAGTGAGAGGCAACGTGGCTTGCCAAGAGAGTTGTACCCGGTGAGAATGTACGCACTCAAGCCTATATCCGAATAG
- the TSC10 gene encoding 3-dehydrosphinganine reductase (similar to Saccharomyces cerevisiae TSC10 (YBR265W); ancestral locus Anc_1.315), which produces MKYTLEDQVVLITGGSQGLGKEFAKKYYNEAENTKIIIVSRSEAKLLDTCNEIRLEAHLRRETTDEGQVQHKLAAPLDLEQRLFYYPCDLSCYESVECLFNVLRDLDMLPTQTLCCAGGSVPKLFRGLSGSELNLGMDINYKTTLNVAHQIALAEQTREHHLIIFSSVTALYPFVGYSQYAPAKAAIKSLVAILRQELTNFRISCVYPGNFESEGFTLEQVTKPEITKLIEGPSDAIPCKQACDIIVKSLARGHDDVFTDFVGWMIMGMDLGLTVKKSRFVPLQWLLGVLSNILVVPFYMVGCSWYIKKWFRENDGKKAN; this is translated from the coding sequence ATGAAGTACACTCTAGAAGACCAAGTTGTGTTAATCACTGGTGGTTCACAAGGTCTGGGGAAAGAATTTGCCAAGAAATACTATAATGAGGCTGAAAACACAAAAATCATTATTGTTAGTAGATCTGAGGCGAAACTACTGGACACATGTAACGAAATTAGGCTTGAAGCCCACCTGAGAAGGGAGACTACTGACGAGGGCCAGGTTCAACATAAGTTGGCCGCCCCCTTGGACCTTGAGCAACGATTGTTTTATTATCCATGCGACTTGTCCTGCTATGAATCTGTGGAATGCTTGTTCAATGTCTTGAGAGACTTGGATATGCTGCCCACACAAACTTTATGCTGTGCAGGAGGGTCCGTTCCTAAGTTATTTCGTGGTTTGAGCGGAAGTGAGTTGAATTTAGGTATGGACATCAACTATAAGACTACTTTGAATGTGGCACATCAGATTGCTCTTGCAGAGCAAACAAGGGAACATCACCTTATCATCTTTTCCAGTGTCACAGCCCTTTACCCGTTTGTTGGCTATTCACAGTATGCGCCTGCGAAGGCTGCAATTAAATCACTGGTAGCCATTCTAAGACAAGAATTGACGAACTTCCGTATCAGTTGTGTCTATCCCGGTAACTTTGAAAGTGAGGGTTTCACTCTGGAACAGGTGACCAAACCTGAAATTACGAAGCTGATTGAAGGTCCTTCAGATGCTATCCCATGCAAACAGGCATGCGATATTATTGTCAAGTCGCTGGCCAGAGGACACGATGACGTCTTCACAGATTTCGTCGGATGGATGATAATGGGAATGGATCTGGGACTCACCGTAAAGAAAAGTCGCTTTGTTCCTTTACAATGGCTTTTGGGTGTCCTATCAAACATCCTTGTTGTTCCCTTCTACATGGTTGGCTGTTCTTGGtacatcaaaaaatggTTTCGTGAAAATGATGGTAAAAAAGCCAATTGA
- the YPT10 gene encoding Rab family GTPase YPT10 (similar to Saccharomyces cerevisiae YPT10 (YBR264C); ancestral locus Anc_1.338), whose amino-acid sequence MEATIKVVLLGDSSVGKTSVVTRLKSGKFLAKHAATIGAAFITKTIEIPSDDTTTDKRIHMEIWDTAGQERYKSLVPMYYRDANIALLVFELGDISSLQCAKTWFQDLQDRAQGTQVILVGNKYDLVREEHLDEVTIPAELQDLPYVLVSAKTGYNFDTLNGIIISLVPESQFKRLLKDDEQGNKLEISKKKSGGSCIC is encoded by the coding sequence ATGGAAGCAACCATTAAAGTGGTACTACTAGGCGATTCTTCAGTGGGGAAAACAAGTGTAGTAACTAGGCTCAAATCAGGCAAGTTTCTAGCAAAACATGCGGCTACGATAGGTGCGGCGTTCATCACCAAGACAATTGAAATTCCTTCTGACGACACAACTACAGATAAACGTATCCATATGGAGATATGGGACACAGCAGGCCAAGAACGGTACAAATCACTAGTACCAATGTATTACCGAGATGCAAATATCGCTTTGCTTGTATTTGAATTAGGTGATATATCCAGTCTGCAGTGTGCAAAAACATGGTTTCAAGACTTGCAGGACCGTGCGCAAGGAACGCAAGTTATCCTCGTTGGCAATAAGTATGACTTGGTCCGCGAAGAGCACTTAGACGAAGTGACTATACCGGCAGAATTACAGGATCTACCGTATGTTCTCGTCAGTGCAAAGACCGGGTACAATTTCGATACGTTAAATGGGATAATAATCAGTCTGGTTCCTGAAAGTCAATTCAAGAGACTGTTGAAGGACGATGAACAGGGGAATAAATTAGAAAtaagcaagaaaaaaagtggCGGTAGTTGCATATGTTAA
- the REI1 gene encoding Rei1p (similar to Saccharomyces cerevisiae REI1 (YBR267W); ancestral locus Anc_1.316), which produces MSSSGVYTCNSCVLTFGASEEQRAHMKSDWHRYNLKRRVAQLPPISFETFDSKVSAAAASNSEAVGKEKPMTKKELKRREKQALLEKKKKLLEIARANMLENIQKSQEGETPNMSKLSLEEKEESKENEEPRKEELEEVNEEEMAERVMQEKLRNRVDIPLEQCLFCEHNKHFDGIEENLEHMFRTHGFYIPEQKYLVDKTGLVKYMSEKIGLGNICIVCNFQGRTLTAVRQHMLAKRHCKIPYESEDERLEISEFYDFTSSYASFENNTVAENEDDWEDVDSDEARSDDEDLPQEYLYNDGIELHLPTGIKVGHRSLQRYYKQDLKPEVILTEGQGTLVAAETRSFLPAFDRKGVQAQKRVWQTERFDKKRLDKRSAKFVNNQPHYRDQLLQ; this is translated from the coding sequence ATGAGCAGCAGTGGTGTCTATACGTGTAACTCATGTGTTTTAACTTTTGGTGCAAGCGAGGAGCAGCGGGCCCACATGAAGTCGGACTGGCATCGTtacaatttgaaaagacgTGTTGCTCAATTGCCCCCAATATCATTCGAGACATTTGATTCAAAGGTATCAGCTGCTGCCGCCAGCAATAGCGAGGCGGTTGGTAAAGAGAAACCCATGACCAAGAAAGAGTTAAAGAGAAGGGAGAAGCAAGCATTGCtcgaaaagaagaagaagttattGGAAATCGCCAGGGCTAATATGCTAGAGAACATACAAAAGAGCCAAGAAGGAGAGACTCCTAACATGAGCAAGCTGTCTTTAGAGGAAAAGGAGGAGAGCAAGGAAAACGAGGAGCCAAGGAAGGAGGAGCTTGAAGAAGTGAACGAGGAAGAGATGGCAGAAAGAGTGATGCAGGAAAAATTACGCAACAGAGTGGATATTCCCTTAGAACAATGCTTATTTTGTGAGCACAATAAGCACTTTGATGGTATAGAAGAGAACTTAGAACACATGTTTAGGACCCATGGGTTTTATATCCCAGAACAAAAATATCTAGTCGACAAAACCGGGTTGGTAAAGTATATGTCAGAGAAAATTGGTCTTGGTAACATTTGTATTGTTTGTAATTTCCAAGGTAGAACGTTAACTGCTGTGAGGCAACACATGCTGGCAAAGAGACATTGCAAGATTCCATATGAAAGCGAAGACGAGAGGTTAGAAATATCTGAATTTTACGATTTCACAAGTTCCTACGCAAGCTTCGAGAACAACACAGTAGCAGAAAACGAAGATGACTGGGAAGATGTGGACAGCGATGAAGCTAGGAGCGACGATGAAGATTTGCCACAAGAATACTTATATAACGACGGTATAGAACTACATCTACCGACAGGTATCAAAGTTGGTCACAGGTCCTTGCAAAGATACTACAAGCAGGACTTGAAGCCTGAAGTGATACTAACCGAAGGACAAGGTACTCTGGTCGCTGCAGAGACAAGGTCGTTCTTACCTGCGTTCGACAGAAAGGGCGTACAGGCACAAAAACGTGTTTGGCAAACTGAAAGGTTTGATAAGAAGAGGCTCGATAAAAGAAGCGCCAAGTTCGTCAATAACCAACCACATTACAGAGACCAACTCCTGCAGTGA
- the MIC12 gene encoding Mic12p (similar to Saccharomyces cerevisiae AIM5 (YBR262C); ancestral locus Anc_1.340) → MSKMGTLVKSVKWTFSVGAIGSVFYLYRFSNNGYFYDHDATWLKQDHQAQDLIDRKEVASEGTTNRKQVVMNDGTAWTRTMGESMKDIWNGQIRNSVNWIYSWGRS, encoded by the coding sequence ATGTCTAAAATGGGTACATTAGTCAAGTCTGTGAAGTGGACTTTTTCTGTGGGAGCAATCGGCTCTGTTTTCTACCTCTACCGATTCAGCAACAATGGCTACTTCTATGATCACGATGCTACATGGTTAAAACAAGATCATCAAGCACAGGACCTGATTGACAGAAAAGAAGTGGCATCCGAAGGGACCACAAACCGCAAACAAGTCGTGATGAATGACGGCACTGCATGGACCAGAACCATGGGGGAGAGTATGAAAGATATATGGAACGGGCAAATAAGAAACTCTGTCAATTGGATCTATTCCTGGGGGAGGAGCTAG
- the SHM1 gene encoding glycine hydroxymethyltransferase SHM1 (similar to Saccharomyces cerevisiae SHM1 (YBR263W); ancestral locus Anc_1.339) codes for MLPRVSALAKCMATVHRRGLLTSGAQSLVSKPVSEGDPEMFDILQQERFRQKHSITLIPSENFTSKAVMDLLGSELQNKYSEGYPGERYYGGNEIIDKSESLCQARALELYGLDPAKWGVNVQPLSGAPANLYVYSAIMNIGERLMGLDLPDGGHLSHGYQLKSGTPISFISKYFQSMPYHVDHTTGLIDYDNLQVLAKAFRPKVIVAGTSAYSRLIDYAKFEEISQECGAYLMSDMAHISGLVAANVVPSPFEYSDIVTTTTHKSLRGPRGAMIFFRKGIKSVTKKGKEIPYELEKKINFSVFPGHQGGPHNHTIGAMAVALKQAMSPEFKEYQQKIVDNSKWFAQELTKRGYKLVSGGTDNHLIVIDLSSTNVDGARVETILSALNIAANKNTIPGDKSALFPSGLRIGTPAMTTRGFGREEFSQVAKYIDSAVKLAENLKALEPTTKLDARSRLNEFKKLCNESSEVASLSEEISNWVGQYPVPGEV; via the coding sequence ATGTTGCCCAGAGTTTCCGCATTGGCCAAATGTATGGCAACTGTCCATCGTCGTGGGCTACTTACCAGTGGTGCACAATCATTAGTCTCCAAACCAGTTTCCGAAGGAGATCCAGAAATGTTCGACATCTTGCAACAAGAACGTTTCAGACAAAAGCACTCAATTACTTTAATTCCATCAGAAAACTTCACTTCGAAGGCTGTCATGGATCTGTTAGGTTCTGAGTTGCAAAACAAGTATTCTGAAGGTTATCCAGGCGAAAGATACTACGGTGGTAATGAAATCATCGATAAGTCCGAATCGTTGTGTCAAGCAAGAGCTTTGGAACTGTACGGATTAGATCCTGCCAAATGGGGGGTTAACGTTCAGCCATTGAGTGGGGCTCCTGCCAATTTGTACGTTTACTCTGCTATCATGAACATTGGTGAAAGATTGATGGGATTGGATTTACCAGATGGTGGTCACTTGTCACATGGATACCAATTGAAGTCGGGAACACctatctcttttatttccaAATACTTCCAAAGTATGCCGTACCATGTTGACCATACTACTGGGTTGATCGATTACGATAATTTGCAAGTGTTGGCCAAGGCATTCAGACCAAAAGTCATTGTTGCCGGTACGTCCGCATATTCGAGATTAATAGATTACGCCAAATTTGAGGAAATCTCTCAGGAATGCGGTGCATACTTAATGAGTGATATGGCACACATTTCCGGTCTGGTAGCAGCCAATGTTGTTCCATCTCCATTTGAATACTCTGATATTGTCACAACAACCACACATAAGTCCTTGAGGGGCCCAAGAGGCGccatgatttttttcagaaaggGTATCAAGTCTGTCACCAAAAAGGGCAAAGAAATCCCATATgagttggaaaaaaaaatcaatttcTCTGTGTTCCCAGGCCATCAAGGTGGCCCTCATAATCATACCATCGGTGCAATGGCAGTAGCATTAAAACAGGCCATGTCTCCAGAATTCAAAGAgtatcaacaaaaaattgttgataaCAGCAAATGGTTTGCTCAGGAGCTAACTAAGAGGGGCTATAAGCTGGTTTCGGGAGGTACCGATAATCACTTGATTGTCATTGACTTATCCAGCACTAACGTGGATGGTGCCCGTGTGGAAACTATTTTGAGTGCTTTGAATATTGCTGCTAACAAGAACACTATCCCAGGCGACAAAAGTGCTCTTTTCCCCTCTGGTCTAAGAATCGGTACTCCAGCGATGACCACCAGAGGATTTGGTCGTGAGGAATTTTCTCAAGTTGCCAAATACATTGATTCTGCCGTTAAGTTGGCTGAAAACTTGAAAGCTTTGGAACCAACAACAAAACTAGATGCAAGATCAAGACTCAATGAGTTTAAGAAATTGTGCAATGAATCTAGTGAAGTTGCCAGTTTGTCTGAGGAAATTTCCAATTGGGTGGGCCAATACCCCGTCCCAGGTGAAGTCTAA